One genomic region from Cellulomonas fengjieae encodes:
- a CDS encoding nucleotidyltransferase family protein has product MSQQGALVDPPDDRTALQDGLRLVAVALTDAKIPFALVGGYAAWARGAPEPSHDADFAVTPEDVDRAKEAIAASGLVVEQPAENWLFKAFHHGQLVDILFRMVGEPVTRELLERSDELEVLAVRMPVLQATDVVSAKMRVLGEHACDFGRLLAIVRALREQIDWPRIRADVVGHPYGRAFLFLADELGLTDATGDAQPAEVAPGAAAPVS; this is encoded by the coding sequence ATGAGCCAGCAAGGAGCCCTCGTCGACCCGCCCGACGACCGCACGGCACTCCAGGACGGACTGCGCCTCGTCGCCGTCGCCCTCACGGACGCCAAGATCCCGTTCGCCCTCGTCGGCGGCTACGCCGCCTGGGCACGCGGGGCCCCGGAGCCGAGTCACGACGCGGACTTCGCGGTGACCCCCGAGGACGTCGACCGCGCCAAGGAGGCGATCGCCGCGTCCGGGCTCGTCGTGGAGCAGCCGGCCGAGAACTGGCTGTTCAAGGCGTTCCACCACGGTCAGCTGGTCGACATCCTGTTCCGGATGGTGGGGGAGCCCGTGACGCGCGAGCTCCTGGAGCGCAGCGACGAGCTCGAGGTCCTGGCCGTGCGGATGCCGGTACTGCAGGCCACCGACGTCGTCTCGGCGAAGATGCGCGTGCTGGGCGAGCACGCGTGCGACTTCGGCCGGTTGCTCGCCATCGTGCGTGCCCTGCGAGAGCAGATCGACTGGCCGCGGATCCGCGCCGACGTCGTCGGTCACCCGTACGGCCGCGCGTTCCTCTTCCTGGCCGACGAGCTCGGTCTGACGGACGCCACCGGTGACGCGCAGCCCGCCGAGGTCGCCCCCGGGGCGGCCGCGCCAGTGTCCTGA
- a CDS encoding ABC transporter substrate-binding protein yields the protein MIRSTHVVRAAALAGAVALALTACSGSDEPADEDTSAAPTASGPLKIGSLLPVTGNLAYLGPPEIAGVDLAVKDINDAGGVNGQPVTVSHKDSGPTSDLATIGTPSAKALIEEGVHVIVGAASSGLSLGVVGPITDAEIVQISPANTAADLSGISPYYFRTAPPDEVQGQALATQIIADGHKNVGVLVFDDPYGTGLRGFVQNNLEPAGVNVTYGAEGAGQDFPPELSDYSTEVGEVLATNPDAIVIITFDEVRVIVPQLVQAGYDMSNVYLVDGNVASFKQDPADSSKFFFDPGTLEGAQGTNPGANPTDEFKARLLEVNPGLKDFNYGPESYDATILAALAAVKGGANDGPTVQENMAAVSGATDGEECDTFADCVALLEDGKEIFYQAVSGVGPFNDNNDPSSAYVGVYKYDAENVPVWQKAEFGEVKGE from the coding sequence ATGATTCGTTCCACCCACGTAGTCCGCGCCGCCGCGCTCGCCGGCGCTGTCGCCCTCGCCCTGACCGCGTGCAGCGGATCGGACGAGCCGGCGGACGAGGACACCTCCGCCGCGCCCACCGCGTCAGGTCCGCTGAAGATCGGTTCCCTGCTGCCCGTCACGGGCAACCTCGCGTACCTCGGCCCGCCCGAGATCGCCGGCGTGGACCTGGCCGTCAAGGACATCAACGACGCCGGCGGTGTCAACGGTCAGCCGGTGACCGTCTCGCACAAGGACTCGGGCCCCACGTCCGACCTCGCGACGATCGGCACCCCGTCCGCCAAGGCGCTCATCGAGGAGGGTGTCCACGTCATCGTCGGCGCCGCGTCCTCGGGCCTGTCCCTCGGTGTCGTCGGTCCGATCACCGACGCGGAGATCGTGCAGATCTCGCCCGCCAACACGGCCGCGGACCTGTCCGGCATCAGCCCGTACTACTTCCGCACCGCTCCGCCGGACGAGGTCCAGGGCCAGGCCCTGGCGACGCAGATCATCGCCGACGGCCACAAGAACGTCGGGGTCCTCGTCTTCGACGACCCGTACGGCACCGGCCTTCGCGGCTTCGTCCAGAACAACCTGGAGCCCGCGGGCGTCAACGTGACGTACGGCGCCGAGGGTGCCGGTCAGGACTTCCCGCCCGAGCTGTCCGACTACTCCACCGAGGTGGGCGAGGTCCTCGCCACGAACCCCGACGCGATCGTGATCATCACGTTCGACGAGGTCCGCGTCATCGTCCCGCAGCTCGTCCAGGCCGGCTACGACATGTCGAACGTGTACCTCGTCGACGGCAACGTGGCCAGCTTCAAGCAGGACCCGGCGGACAGCTCGAAGTTCTTCTTCGACCCGGGCACGCTCGAGGGCGCGCAGGGCACCAACCCGGGCGCCAACCCGACGGACGAGTTCAAGGCCCGCCTCCTCGAGGTGAACCCCGGCCTGAAGGACTTCAACTACGGCCCCGAGTCGTACGACGCGACCATCCTTGCGGCCCTCGCGGCGGTCAAGGGCGGCGCGAACGACGGCCCGACCGTGCAGGAGAACATGGCGGCCGTCTCGGGCGCGACGGACGGCGAGGAGTGCGACACGTTCGCCGACTGCGTCGCCCTGCTCGAGGACGGCAAGGAGATCTTCTACCAGGCGGTCTCCGGCGTCGGCCCGTTC